The window TTTGCTTTCACCATTGATTTCTCATCATTATGGGCCAAAACAACTTGAAAACCGTAAAAAGTCGCTAAGCTAGTTGCTAAAACTTGAAAAGAGAGTATTTTTAATGAAATACTAGCAGTCGCAAACTCTCCGCCTCCAAAAAAGCGAAGGATATCTTGTGACATAAAAATTATATAAATAATTGAAGGGAAGGCTAAAAAATAAATGAAATTCAATGATTTTTGTGCAAGCTGATTATATTCTTCTTTCATATTTTTATCTAAATAAAATGAAAGCCTTGGTATAAGTACTGTACCTAAAGAACCGATAATAGTGATCATGATTCCTGTTATTTTTCTCCCAGTTGAATAAAATCCTACATATTTGTCTCCAACTAGATTTCCAAGTAAAATAATATCTAAATTAGCATAGATGCTACCAATTAAACCTGCTAAAGATAATGAAAGTATAGGTTTGCTATGTTTCCTTAAATCAAGATTTTTTATCGTAAATCTAATTTTCTTTCTCGCTGCAAAAAGGTTTAAAACATTTGTTAAAACTGTTGCTAACACCGTAATAAATGCATATATAACGTAATCATTGCTATCATGGACTAAAACAAATAACATAATAACCGAAACGATTTTAACCAGTATGCTTCTAATCGCTATAAATTTATATTCTTCGAGCCCACTGTAAAGCCAATCAATTGAAAACAGACTAAGAAATACACTAATCCCCGCTACAAAAAACAATGTCTTTTCGTCCTGCATTTTAGTACTAAAAAGAAATACTATGCTAAAAATTGTAACAGTAATAGCAGTCATGATTGTATTTATTGTAAACAGCTCCGAGAAAATTTTACTACAGGTTTGTTTATTTTCTCGAACCTTTGAAATTTCTTTAATCCCATAAACAGGTATTCCTACCTGAGCAATCATAATAAAATATGCAGCAACAGTGAAAGCATAATTTACCTTACCAATGCCAACTGGACCTAATATTCTTGCAACATACGGAAAGGTTATCAGAGGAAAAATAAAATTCGATAAAGTTAATATTGTATTAAATATATAATTCATTTTTATTGATTTTAGTTTCAATGCTCTCTCCACGCTTTCTCTCCAAAACATAACAAGTACTAATATACATAAACTTTGCACTTACTTCAATATCCACATTGCACCAGGCTGCTATCTCACCCATTTCAATCCGTAAATTTCCACTATAAAAAAAGGACCGCATCTCAGTGACCATACGTGTTTAGTCACATGAGATAACAGCCTTTACCGAATGCGTAGCCACAATTTAATGAGGGAATTATTTTATTCGCCTCGATTTTTGGCTATAAAATTAATAAACCCACTCTTAACTCTTATTTTTAGGTACAAACTCATCTTTTTTGATTAGTAGCATCATTTTTTGAAATCGTTTGATTCTCGTTCCCATTAAGGAATTGATCAATTGCTTGTTTATTTTTCTCGAAATCAATTTCAAGAACTGAACCAGCATGTTCATAACTTCCCGGTGTATATGATTTATCGACCGGAATACGCAATGTTTCAATATTATCAGGTGGATTCAGAAAAAAGTCCTTTAATATCGCTAAACGGTCAATTCCTTCTAAATTGGTATCAATATACGGCTGAATGGTACCTACAAGTTTTGGTAATTTCGCTACACCATTGACACTAATGATCTTATCCTTTAACGCATTTAATACCTTTTGCTGACGGTTTACCCTACCAAAATCACCTTGAGCATCATCTCTAAAACGCGAATACCCTAGTAACTGTTTACCATTTAAATCTTGTAAGCCTGGTTGTAAGACAACACCAATATTTTTGGACATTTTCTTTTCAACATTCATTTCAATTCCATGTGGAGCCAGTGTATCAATAACTGATTCAAATCCCTTAAAATCAATTACAGCATAGTAGTGAATATCAATATCAAAGTTTCGCTTTATTGTTTGTCTAAGTAACTCTGGCCCGCCAAGAAAATAGGCCGTATTTATTTTATAATTCTTATGATCAGGAATTTCCACATAAATATCCCTCATAAGAGAAACGATTTTTGCCGTTTGTTTTTCAGAATCATATTGGGCAATCATAATTGTATCAGTTCGCGACTTTTCCTCGCCTCTGGAGTCTACCCCTAATAAAAGAATATTAACCTTTCCCATTTTTTCTTTTTCAGCACCGTTAAACTCTTTCTTTGGTGTTTCATTCGTAACGGGAGATTTACCTAAGGCTTGTTTTAATCCTTGTGAATATTGATAATATATATATCCTGAAAGCCCTAGTAAAAGTACAAGAATTACAAACGAAACTTTCTTTAATTTAGTCTTTTTTTTCTTTTTTCTGTGTGATAGTCGATTCATTATTTCCATCCTTTTCAATCAGATGATATTCAAAAATTTATTATATCATTTTTTGTAAAAATTTGTTTGGTTCATATAAAATAATTATTAATTTTTTCATCTACCTTTCTGGAAGTTAGTTCTATGCTGACGTAAACCTTCTATTATACTTTTCTTCGGTTTTTCCTATTAATTAATCTAGAAGATACCCCAAAAAGACAAACAATATATTTCATATAATGCCAGATTGCTTTTTCCGAAAGAAAAATCATCTCAATATACTAAATAATATTAGATAAAATTATTTGCCTCATACTTACAACTATTCCTGAAAGTATTTTACTCCTTTAATTGTTTAGTAGGATATATTTTGTTACTATTTATAGAGTGTTGTTATTTAGTAGTTTAATTAATAAAAAGGAGGTGAATATCATCAATAAAGTAACTAAATCTATGCTTTTTGCCTGTTTTTTTACTGTTTTAATATTTCTTAATAATAGTAATGTCCTAGCAAGCAATGTGGTCCTTTCACCTATAGGTTATATTGATTCACCATCTGCTGGTTCGACTGTTAATGGGATCATTGATGTACGCGGTTGGGTTTTAGACGGTAGTGGAGTAGCCAAAGTGGAAGTCATTGTAGATGGGAAATTTGTTGGTGAGGCGCAATATGGTAGTTCGCGGCCGGATGTACAGAAAGTTTTTCCGCAGTACCAAAACGCCAACTCAGGTTATCAATATAAACTTGATACTAAGAAGCTTTCCAATGGACAACACACTATAACCGTTAAATCAACTGGAAATAACGGTTCTACTGTACAGCTTCAAAATATTAAATTTAATGTTCAAAATTTGCCAGCAATGGGAGATATCAATTCACCTGTGGCTGGTTCTACAGTCAGTCGTTACACCAATGTACGGGGTTGGTTTTTAGATGGTAGCGGGATTGTGAAAGTTGATGTCTTAGTTGATGGGAAAATTATTGGTCAAGCTTCTTATGGTAGCCCAAGGCCTGATGTTCTAAATGTTTTCCCACAGTATCAAAACAGTAACTCAGGATATGCATTTGCCCTTGATACAGAGACTCTTTCTAATGGGATACACTCAGTATCAGTTAGAGCAACAGCGATGAATGGTTCCACTAAGGAACTTCAAGGCGTTAAAATGAATGTTCAAAACTTAAAGAATATGCCAGGGATTGGGGATATCAATTCACCAGTAGCTGGTTCTACAGTTAATGGGATCACCAATGTCCGTGGTTGGGTTTTAAATGGCAGCGGAGTTGCTAAAGTTGATGTTTTAGTTGATGGGGCAATTGTTGGCCAAGCGCAATATGGTAGTTCAAGGCCTGACGTAAAAGAAGTTTTTCCGCAATATCAAAACGCTAACTCAGGATTCCAGTTTGAACTTGATACTAAGAAGCTAGCAAATGGACAACATTCTATAACGGTTAAATCAACTGGAAATAACGGATCTACAACACAGCTTCAAACTATCAAATTTAATGTTCAAAATCTCCCAGCTATAGGGGATATCAATTCACCAGTGGCTAATTCTACAGTTAATGGGGTCACCAATGTTCGTGGTTGGGTTTTAGACGGAAGCGGGATTGTGAAAGTTGATGTCTTAGTTGATGGGAAAATTGTTGGTCAAGCTACTTATGGTAGCCCAAGGCCTGATGTTCAAAATGTATTTCCACAATACCAAAACAGTAACTCAGGATATGCATTTGCCCTTGATACAGGGACTCTTTCTAATGGTATACACTCAGTGACAGTTAGAGCTACAGGGATGAACGGCTCTACTAAGCAACTTCAAGTTGTTAATATAAACGTTCAAAATTTAAAGAATATGCCAGGGATAGGGGATATTAATTCACCATCTGATGGTTCTTTAATTAATGGTACTACCAATGTCCGTGGTTGGTTTTTAGAAGGAAGTGGAGTTGCCAAAGTTGATGTTTTAGTTGATGGAAAAATTGTTGGCCAGGCTACCTATGGTAGTCCTCGTCCAGACGTACAAGGAGTTTTTCCAGAATATCAAAACGCTAACTCAGGATATGAATTTAAGCTTGATACTAAGAGTCTTACCAATGGTTCTCACTCAATAACCGTTCAAGCAACTGGAAACAACGGAAAAATAACCGTTTTAAAAAGTTTAATGGTGAATGTCCAAAATCTTGACCATCTACCTACAATGAGATATCTTGATTCTCCAACAGCTGGTTCAACTGTCAATGGGGTAACCAATGTTCGCGGCTGGTATTTGGATGGTAGTGGAGTTGCTAAAATAGATATTTTATTGGATGGTAATATTATTGGTCAAGCTAGCTATGGTTATTCTCGTCCGGACGTACAAAATGCCTTTCCAGAATATTACAACGGTAATGCTGGTTTCCAATTCTCTTTTGATACAATACAGTTTACCGATGGTCAACATACTTTGACAGTAAGGGAAACTGGAAAAAATGGCAATACTAATAGTGTTTCTGTCAACATTACTATTAGCAACGGAAATCCATATCTCGTACTAGATTTAAAGAAACCTGCTAATATTACGGCAAATGATATTATTAATTTCTTTAATCAAAAAAATCATTCCGATAGTCCTCTTAAGAATTATGCCCAAAGTTTTATTGATGCCCAGAATAGGTATGGTGTAAACGCACAATATTTAGTAGCACATGCTATTTGGGAAACCGGCTGGGGCGGATCACAATTAATAGAATACAAGAATAACCTTTATGGATATGGCGCATATGATTCTTGTCCTTTCACATGTGGCTATTATTTCCAATCTGTACCTGATAGTATTTTTAGAGTAGCTTATCAGATTAGGGTTGATTATCTAAATGCGTCAGGAAGTTATTATGAGGGTCCTAATTTAGTAGGAATGAATGTACACTATGCCTCAGATCAAAATTGGAAAAATGGAATTGCTTCTCTAATGAAAAGTATGAAACCATATGACAGTTCATATTATTCCAATATCAATGAGTTAGGAATGTCTTCCATTACTCCACCAAATTTGGTAAGAGATATACCTGCTGGACAACCATATCCAGTGGATACAATCATTAACTTTCCTAGTGGTATAGTTGCAAAAGTTGTCAACACTACATCTCTGACTTTTAGGTCTTTAC of the Bacillus sp. 1NLA3E genome contains:
- a CDS encoding LCP family protein; its protein translation is MNRLSHRKKKKKTKLKKVSFVILVLLLGLSGYIYYQYSQGLKQALGKSPVTNETPKKEFNGAEKEKMGKVNILLLGVDSRGEEKSRTDTIMIAQYDSEKQTAKIVSLMRDIYVEIPDHKNYKINTAYFLGGPELLRQTIKRNFDIDIHYYAVIDFKGFESVIDTLAPHGIEMNVEKKMSKNIGVVLQPGLQDLNGKQLLGYSRFRDDAQGDFGRVNRQQKVLNALKDKIISVNGVAKLPKLVGTIQPYIDTNLEGIDRLAILKDFFLNPPDNIETLRIPVDKSYTPGSYEHAGSVLEIDFEKNKQAIDQFLNGNENQTISKNDATNQKR
- a CDS encoding Ig-like domain-containing protein, encoding MLFACFFTVLIFLNNSNVLASNVVLSPIGYIDSPSAGSTVNGIIDVRGWVLDGSGVAKVEVIVDGKFVGEAQYGSSRPDVQKVFPQYQNANSGYQYKLDTKKLSNGQHTITVKSTGNNGSTVQLQNIKFNVQNLPAMGDINSPVAGSTVSRYTNVRGWFLDGSGIVKVDVLVDGKIIGQASYGSPRPDVLNVFPQYQNSNSGYAFALDTETLSNGIHSVSVRATAMNGSTKELQGVKMNVQNLKNMPGIGDINSPVAGSTVNGITNVRGWVLNGSGVAKVDVLVDGAIVGQAQYGSSRPDVKEVFPQYQNANSGFQFELDTKKLANGQHSITVKSTGNNGSTTQLQTIKFNVQNLPAIGDINSPVANSTVNGVTNVRGWVLDGSGIVKVDVLVDGKIVGQATYGSPRPDVQNVFPQYQNSNSGYAFALDTGTLSNGIHSVTVRATGMNGSTKQLQVVNINVQNLKNMPGIGDINSPSDGSLINGTTNVRGWFLEGSGVAKVDVLVDGKIVGQATYGSPRPDVQGVFPEYQNANSGYEFKLDTKSLTNGSHSITVQATGNNGKITVLKSLMVNVQNLDHLPTMRYLDSPTAGSTVNGVTNVRGWYLDGSGVAKIDILLDGNIIGQASYGYSRPDVQNAFPEYYNGNAGFQFSFDTIQFTDGQHTLTVRETGKNGNTNSVSVNITISNGNPYLVLDLKKPANITANDIINFFNQKNHSDSPLKNYAQSFIDAQNRYGVNAQYLVAHAIWETGWGGSQLIEYKNNLYGYGAYDSCPFTCGYYFQSVPDSIFRVAYQIRVDYLNASGSYYEGPNLVGMNVHYASDQNWKNGIASLMKSMKPYDSSYYSNINELGMSSITPPNLVRDIPAGQPYPVDTIINFPSGIVAKVVNTTSLTFRSLPFVSSSTIIGTINQNTVVNVLGFNTDVSYDPASSGNYSYRWYRVNVNGQNGWLYGGYLSIENLLQVNVDGGSLNIRSSASTGSSIMTSVINGTYLKTVTINGIPLTQNGWYNVYLPNSTTTGWVSGDYIKQILN
- a CDS encoding flippase → MERALKLKSIKMNYIFNTILTLSNFIFPLITFPYVARILGPVGIGKVNYAFTVAAYFIMIAQVGIPVYGIKEISKVRENKQTCSKIFSELFTINTIMTAITVTIFSIVFLFSTKMQDEKTLFFVAGISVFLSLFSIDWLYSGLEEYKFIAIRSILVKIVSVIMLFVLVHDSNDYVIYAFITVLATVLTNVLNLFAARKKIRFTIKNLDLRKHSKPILSLSLAGLIGSIYANLDIILLGNLVGDKYVGFYSTGRKITGIMITIIGSLGTVLIPRLSFYLDKNMKEEYNQLAQKSLNFIYFLAFPSIIYIIFMSQDILRFFGGGEFATASISLKILSFQVLATSLATFYGFQVVLAHNDEKSMVKANFAGALVNLALNLILIKTLYHNATSISIVLSEATVVLVLILLSRRYTDLKLFNSESFKYVKASLLLTICLLITKLFIKESVIINLIITGILSGTIYFGYLLWKKEEFSMMIAEKLFRRNKSA